The Solanum stenotomum isolate F172 unplaced genomic scaffold, ASM1918654v1 scaffold1704, whole genome shotgun sequence genome includes a region encoding these proteins:
- the LOC125850438 gene encoding putative disease resistance protein RGA1, whose amino-acid sequence MAEVFLQVLLDNLTCFIQGELGLILGFKDEFEKLQSTFTTIQAVLEDAQMKQLKDKAIENWLQKLNAAAYEADDILDECKTEATIRQNKNKYGCYHPNVISFRHKIGKRMKKIMEKLDAIAAERIKFHLDERTIEVRQVATRQTGFVLNEPQVYGRDKEKDEIVKILINNVSNAQTLSVLPILGMGGLGKTTLAQMVFNDQRVIEHFHPKIWICVSEDFNEKRLIKEIVESIEEKSLGDMDLAPLQKKLQDLLNGKKYLLVLDDVWNEDQDKWAKLRQVLKVGASGASVLTTTRLEKVGSIMGTSQPYELSNLSQEDCWLLFMQRAFGHQEEINLNLVAIGKEIVKKCGGVPLAAKTLGGILRFKREERQWEHVRDSEIWKLPQEESSILPALRLSYHHLPLDLRQCFAYCAILPKDTEMEKENLISLWMAHGFLLSKGNLELEDVGNEVWNELYLRSFFQEIEVKYGRTYFKMHDLIHDLATSLFSASASSNNIREINVKGYTHMMSIGFAKVVSSYSRSHLQTFVSLRVLNLRFIGLEHLPSSIGDLLHLRYLNLSGNGRIRSLPKQLCKLQNLQTLDLHGCRKLCCLPKETSKLGSLRNLLLDGCKALTCMPPRIASLTCLKTLGCFAVGRKKSSQIGELQNLNLYGSISITHLERVKNDMDAKEANLSAKENLHSLSMTWDEDERPHRYESEEVEVLEALKPHSNLTYLRISGFRGIRLPDWINHSVLKNVVYIVIEGCENCSCLPPFGELPCLKSLMLDKGSADVEYVEEEDIDVHSGSPTRIRFPSLRKLIIGKFHNLKGLLKKEGEEQFPVLEEMEIFWCPMFVIPTLSSVKKLVTFGDKSDAIGFSSISNLRALTSLYIRNNYEASLPEEMFKSLANLKYLNIFYFTNLRELPTSLASLNALKHLTIEFCGALESLPEEGVKGLTSLTQLSIVHCEMLECLPEGLQHLTTLTTLRISQCPIVFKRCEKGIGEDWHKIAHIPHVFIS is encoded by the exons ATGGCTGAAGTTTTCCTTCAAGTTCTGTTAGACAATCTGACTTGTTTCATCCAAGGGGAACTTGGATTGATTCTTGGTTTTAAGGATGAGTTCGAAAAGCTTCAAAGCACGTTTACTACAATCCAAGCTGTGCTAGAAGATGCTCAGATGAAGCAATTGAAGGACAAGGCAATAGAAAATTGGTTGCAAAAACTCAATGCTGCTGCATATGAAGCTGATGACATCTTGGATGAATGTAAAACTGAGGCAACAATTAGACAGAACAAGAACAAATATGGGTGTTATCATCCAAACGTTATTTCTTTCCGTCACAAGATTGGGAAAAGGATGAAAAAGATTATGGAGAAACTAGATGCAATTGCAGCGGAACGAATTAAGTTTCATTTGGATGAAAGGACTATAGAGGTCAGACAAGTTGCTACACGCCAAACAG GTTTTGTTTTAAATGAACCACAAGTTTATGGAAGAGACAAAGAAAAGGATGAGATAGTGAAAATCCTGATAAACAATGTTAGCAATGCCCAAACACTTTCAGTCCTCCCAATACTTGGTATGGGGGGACTAGGAAAGACGACACTTGCCCAAATGGTCTTCAATGATCAGAGAGTAATTGAGCATTTCCATCCCAAAATATGGATTTGTGTCTCGGAGGATTTTAATGAGAAGAGGTTGATAAAGGAAATTGTAGAATCTATTGAAGAAAAGTCACTTGGTGACATGGACTTGGCTCCACTTCAAAAGAAGCTTCAGGACTTGctgaatggaaaaaaatatttgctcGTCTTAGATGATGTTTGGAATGAAGATCAAGATAAGTGGGCTAAGTTAAGACAAGTCTTGAAGGTTGGAGCAAGTGGTGCTTCTGTTCTAACTACTACTCGTCTTGAAAAGGTTGGATCAATTATGGGAACTTCGCAACCATATGAATTGTCAAATTTGTCTCAAGAAGATTGTTGGTTGTTGTTCATGCAACGTGCATTTGGGCACcaagaagaaataaatcttaATCTTGTGGCTATCGGAAAGGAGATTGTGAAAAAATGTGGTGGTGTGCCTCTAGCAGCTAAAACTCTTGGAGGTATTTTGCGCTTCAAGAGAGAAGAAAGACAGTGGGAACATGTGAGAGATAGTGAGATTTGGAAATTGCCTCAAGAAGAAAGTTCTATTCTGCCTGCCCTGAGACTTAGTTACCATCACCTTCCACTTGATTTGAGACAATGCTTTGCATATTGCGCAATACTCCCAAAGGATACCGAAATGGAAAAGGAAAATCTAATCTCTCTCTGGATGGCACACGGTTTTCTTTTATCGAAAGGAAACTTGGAGCTAGAGGATGTAGGTAATGAAGTATGGAATGAATTATACTTGAGGTCTTTCTTCCAAGAGATTGAAGTTAAATATGGTCGAACTTATTTCAAGATGCATGATCTCATTCATGATTTGGCAACATCTCTGTTTTCGGCAAGCGCATCAAGCAACAATATCCGTGAAATAAATGTAAAAGGTTACACACATATGATGTCGATTGGTTTCGCAAAAGTGGTGTCTTCTTACTCTCGTTCTCACTTGCAAACGTTTGTCTCGTTGAGGGTGCTTAATCTAAGGTTTATAGGACTTGAGCATTTACCGTCTTCCATTGGAGATCTACTACATTTAAGATACCTAAACTTGTCTGGCAATGGTAGAATTCGTAGTCTTCCAAAGCAGTTATGCAAGCTTCAAAATCTGCAGACTCTTGATCTACATGGCTGCCGGAAACTTTGTTGTTTGCCAAAAGAAACAAGTAAACTTGGTAGTCTCCGAAATCTTTTACTTGATGGTTGCAAAGCATTGACTTGTATGCCACCAAGGATAGCATCTTTGACATGCCTTAAGACTCTTGGTTGCTTTGCAGTGGGAAGGAAGAAAAGTTCTCAAATTGGTGAATTACAAAACCTGAATCTCTATGGCTCAATTTCAATCACGCATCTTGAGAGAGTGAAGAATGATATGGATGCAAAAGAAGCCAATTTATCTGCAAAAGAAAATCTGCATTCTTTAAGCATGACTTGGGATGAAGATGAACGTCCACATAGATATGAATCAGAAGAAGTTGAAGTGCTTGAAGCCCTCAAACCACACTCCAATCTGACTTATTTAAGAATCAGTGGCTTCAGAGGAATCCGTCTCCCAGACTGGATTAATCACtcagttttgaaaaatgttgtcTATATTGTAATTGAAGGTTGCGAAAACTGCTCATGCTTACCACCCTTTGGTGAGCTGCCTTGTCTAAAAAGTCTAATGTTAGACAAGGGGTCTGCGGATGTGGAGTATGTTGAAGAAGAGGATATTGATGTTCATTCTGGATCCCCCACAAGAATAAGGTTTCCATCCCTGAGAAAActtattataggcaaatttcaTAATCTGAAAGGATTGCTGAAAAAGGAAGGAGAAGAGCAATTCCCTGTGCTTGAAGAGATGGAGATTTTCTGGTGCCCTATGTTTGTTATTCCGACCCTTTCTTCTGTCAAGAAATTGGTAACTTTTGGGGACAAGTCAGATGCAATAGGTTTCAGTTCCATATCTAATCTCAGGGCTCTTACTTCCCTCTACATTCGCAATAACTATGAAGCTTCACTCCCAGAAGAGATGTTCAAAAGCCTTGCAAATCTCAAATACTTGAATATCTTTTACTTCACGAATCTCAGAGAGCTGCCTACCAGCCTGGCTAGTCTTAATGCTTTGAAGCATCTGACTATTGAATTTTGTGGTGCACTAGAGAGTCTCCCAGAGGAAGGGGTGAAAGGTTTAACTTCACTCACACAGTTATCCATAGTACACTGTGAGATGCTAGAATGTTTACCGGAGGGATTGCAGCACCTAACAACCCTCACAACTTTAAGAATTAGTCAATGTCCAATAGTGTTCAAGCGGTGTGAGAAGGGAATAGGAGAAGACTGGCACAAAATTGCTCACATTCCTCATGTGTTTATCAGCTAA